The window TAGTGGAAtaaaagttagaaaataaaaagcgaGAAAGTTTCTTACCTTTTCTTGCAGAATAGCTGGATTGCGAAGAATGTTTTCATTCACTTCTATCAGTCGCCCTCGTATACAACTGCAAAAGTGTAAAGTTTCAGTAAAAGTGCATGGTATGTCAaggtaagaagaaaaagggaaaaaccttACCTATAAATGGTGTATTCCTCTCCATCTGATGAAGATATCCTGCACAGAGGGGCAAGTTCTGTTAAAAACTGAGCTCCCTGCatgtggaggggaaaaaaaaaaaaaaaggaaaaaaatatatatacacacacatatatatacacactttcAATTACACAGGGCTTTAGAAAGTATTACCATCGGCAACAGAAGAAGTTTGTAAGCTTCAGAACAAAGCAAGGAAGTGTGATAGTTAACAGGTCATTTGCAAGTTCTATAGCTGTGCTTCCCTATGGAAGGGAATATGACAATGTAGTTATGTGCACAAATAGATTAGCAGCTTGTAAGAGCTTACACATTTAGTCATAATTAAGTTTCTTGTAGTTTAATGAGATTAAAATCagcaaagagaggagaaaaacagcACAGCTGACTTAATATAACAGGTCAAACTATACATATTTGAAAGCCCACCATGAAACACACTGAACTAGCCCATCTGCTATCCAGGTCTGTTTGACAAACAGTAGTCTCCAAATGCTTGGCATTTAGGTGGAAGcaaatttttatttgtgaaggCATGTTTAAGTCCCTCTATATACTATGAAAAAACTACTACAACACTGGAAACCACTGGTGCTGTAGGAGCACTGTGAGAGCTCAGCTGGGACAGTTAGACAGGCACCTCTTGAGGAAAAGTTTAAATTCTTTAACTGCGGAGGggctgttttaaaatgaaatgcaaagataaCTTGGCAAGTTTCTATCCTAGAAAGGACAGAAAGTCTCAGGCACTGTGATAGATGAAAACTAATCAAACCAAAAAGTCATACCCTTTTTGACTTTCCAGAGACCTTATTCTGGAGTCTGCTACAGTTGGCGCTGATTTGGTAATTAATGCTTGtaattgtttttccattttgtagAAGAGGATGGGCTTCCGCCAAGGTGATGACACAGATTCTGCAACAAGAGATACAATTATTACGCTGTAGTTGTGAGAAGCCGTGCTCTTACGTGCTCTTAAGCCAGCTCCGCAGCCTTCTCTGCCTATACTGGTAGGATTTAAAACAGATACTGACTACTTCATTTGGGCTTCTAGTCTAAGATGCTAGCAAGGCTTGCAGTGCTGTCAAAGCTGTTCTTTACTTTCATTCTGTAAGCACAGTCTTCTCTCCCACTATGGTTTAGCAGGAAAGTTAACCTGATTGCTAGTTCAACGGGAGTCACAGGATGGGCACCTACCAGGCCCAGGGAGGAAGCAAGGATAGACAGGTCTGTGTGACAGCATGGGTGTTGAGTAGGGTAACCTAGAACACAATTCACCTGagctaatgaagaaaaagggacGATAATTGTTGGCTGTTGATCAGAGACAAGTTTTAGTTTCCCAGTTACTTACAAAAATGTCATATACAGGAGCAAATTGGACTCACTTTCTTCAGGGCATCTTACTTGACATCTGCTGTACCAAACCGAATGAAAATTGCATTCTGACCTAAAGCAACCCCCACAGAAGGTGCTTTATTTTGAGATACTAGACTGGATCATCAAAAGCAGTACACTTAAACAGAaccacagcttttaaataagcTAGAGCTCTTCTATCTGTTGTTGTACCCCATGTGAGCATACTTGGTTCACTTGTCTTGTGATAGCCGAAGTAGATATTTGCTTAAGACGACCAAGTAAAGCACAGTATGTGCTTTTGTAGGAAAATGTAACATAAGGCAAGGTTTCTCAGACCAGCTAAAGACCGTTGGTGATCTGGGTTTTAGTTAACCTGCTGCTTGCATTTTACCTTTTTCTAAAGGAGAGTTATATCTTGCCACGAAACTGGAGAGTTTGAGACAAGCCCAGCCTCTAGAGACTAGGCCTACCTTCATCCCTGGGTTAGAACCGTGCTTAATGCACAAACACGGAGAGCCCAGAACTTGCCAGCAAAGGGACAGAGATAAAGCTATCcttctgtttaagaaaagttTAAACAGTAGAGCAACGACCAGAATTAACAGAACAGTAACTGTAGAGAAAACCATGGCACTGAACCAGAGCCTTCCCTGGGGATGCTGCATCCATCTCCTGCCACTGTCACATCTCTTAGCTCCCCACAAGAGGGAGCTGGACCCGGGTGCGTGCCTTCAGCACGCCCCAGCAGCTCAAAGAAAGGGACCAGAAAAGCCACCTCCTCTTGACCCCTGCCTCTTTCTAAGGGGAAGATGAAAAATCATCTATTTGCCCTGTCATCTATCAGAGCTGAGacctgacaaaacaaaaaatcaacaGAGAATTTTACACTGCTTAGAAGTACCAAACTGAGCCACAGCCCCACACATAATAATGGTAGAATACTTTTTATTTGGCTAAGCTGCGGTAGAAGCCAAGGGCCCTGATATTTCAGAATTCAAACCAGCAAAATAATCTTTATAGGCGTTTGAACAAGTGtttgtatttcctttcctgGATATCAACAGGATTTGGACTGTTGTTTGTATTAGACAACTGAGACTAATAACTACATATTTAGTATTTAGGGTGTCCTTTCTTGCTGTTGCTGTCACACCTGTTGTTCCCAGGTACTCAggaaggagctggggaaggttaAGGTTTGTTATTTATTAGAGCCCAAACCAGGTACAGGGTTGTTTTATTCCAAATGACTGGATCTCCAGCTATAGCAAAGTAGAAGCAATGTAATGtattatatttcatttcctAGCTTGTATTCACTGTAGTACACAAAAGTACAATTAAAAGCACCTGAGTTGCATATAGAAAAAGCTAAATGTTTGTTCAAATCGAGCCAATTAATTTCCTAGAAATGAAGCTAAACAGACTACTTCTAAATGTAATTACGGAAAAGCCTTTTGAAAGGTTGCTCTTTGCTACTGGAGATGACGCAGGGACATGACGCAGCACTGCACACACTGAAGGgtccttttaaaatctgttgagCAGTAAGGGGGGTAAGGAGTTCAAGCTCCACTGATCTTACTCGAGTAGTAGTTaaagaagagcagaggaagCCGAAGATTTCTGCCACTCTCCCGTCCTCCCAGCTTCTAGAAAAATCCAGGCTCACCCGGTATTTGCCACCTGTCCCACTCAAGGCGTTTCTGCAGGAGTGGTGCCTCTTGGTTTAATACCCCAGCTACACGCAAGCTGCAGCCATcgctgctcccctcccagcGCAAGGAGAAGGCAGCGGCGGGCGGGGTGAAGGGTTGCTCGGCCTCAGCCCCTCGGCACGCCGCCTGCACGGCCCTAAGTGGGAGGCGGGGTGGTGGGGTGTCCCCGTGTCCTGCCGGAAAGCAAGGCCGGTTCCTTCTCTAAAGTAAGCCGGAGGCTTCCCCAGAGCCCCAGCCCAGCGGCTCCGGGCGGGCCGCAGGCACCCGTCCTCGGGAGAGGCCGGAGGcagccccccggcacccccagcGCCCCCGGCCGCGCCACTCGCCTGTTGGAGTGCTGCAGCACGCAGAAGTCCTCGCACGGCCGCCCCTTCACGTCTGCAACGGGGCACAAACACCAGTGaccgccccgccgctgccaccccggccccggcccccgcccgcccggcggTACCTGGCTTGTACCAGCGGGTAAAGTACCgctccgcgccgcccgccgccatgCTGCccgcccagcccagcccagcccagccccgccccgccccgccggcgcgCCGCGATGACGGGCGGGACTCGCAGCCGCGGGCCCCCGTTCCCCCAGAGGCGGCCCGGAGCCGCGCCCCACTCCCGCCCGGGCCAGGCCCAGGCCCCGGTCGCCCTGttcggccccgccgccgccaccgcccctcGGCCGCCgtgagagggaggaggtgcCGGGCGGCGAGAGCGGTTCTACGGCAAAACCCTTCCCTCAGCCCCACCCGAAAGCGTAGGGAAGCAATTCTGGTACCGGCAGTCGTTTTTAGTAACTGTaaggaaatataattttacatatttttttattctgataaGGTAAACGAAAGATGTGACGGGCCACAACTACATCAGTGAGGAAAACGCTCAAAAACCAGCATTTGGTTCAGTAATAGCCATAGTGATCATCATATGCAcgaaaaaaaggtattttcaataaatacacatttcatgaaaacatttttttgtttcttgcttgtGGCAAAGACGATGACCCCGTTTTTCCACAGAAACTATAACTATGCTAGTCTCTAAATTGAGGCAAGCAGGAGAGGAACGGTGAGTTACATTTTAGCCTTGACTGTACTTCAAATAAACTTAACTCAGGTGGGTTCCCTGGCATCACGCTGAGGTGCCCTGTCCACAACAGGGCAGAGAAACGGTAGCAGCACCTGAACCCCAGAGGCCGGGCAGGTGAGAACTTCCACAGCTTTGTTTTGACTCTCGCTGCACACCACAACTCCACACAACACCTTTTCTGTACACTTATAGGCCAAAACCCTtagaagaacacagaaaataacttcagttCCAGCATTGTTTGCCTCTTCTGTTCACCTGCATCTAGTACAGGCACAAACTAAGGCAGCTGTAACAGcatgtaaaattaattacagtACAGACATACACAAAGAAGAGACACTTCCATTTATCAGCTGGAATAGCCAGGCAAGTTACAAactactgcagaaaaatatatgcataaaaataaagggCTGCTTAGAGGCTCTGCCCCATCAGTTTGCAAAACCATGAGTATTTTCAATGTGAGTACATCACAACAAGATGTGGATTCTACTTtatgacaaataaaaaaaaaaaaacaaaaaagaaattttgtcaTCTTGCTGGTACAAACCTACAGCAGGTTTCAGTCTATTACTAGTCTTCTCGGTTACTAGGCTTGGACAGCTGTCCGTCATGGACATCTCTCCATCAAAGATTAAAGAGCACTGACTGGGTGGGATATGCTTGTGTCTAGTTTATCGAGCCATTTCTGCCCACATGCTCTaaagacaatttatttttcactttgttacATTCGCAATGTGTTTTGATATGCAGATATTTTAATGTCAGTTGATTACATTGAAAGCCAGCCAAGAACCCACTGCAAACACTGACTGAAATTTGTAGATTTATCTCCATCATTTAGTCATTGATCTTACAACCTCTTGGGCAACACGAGGCTATGCCCCTGCTTCCTGTATCATCTCCAGCACACGGACAAGAGAAGTCCAGCTGAACTAGCAGCTATTTAGGTTGTAGGCTAACAGAAATCAATaacaaaaaattcaaatgaaCTGAGCTCACCCAAGTCTGAAATCCCTCACGACCACAGCGATGGAGCATGCCTAGTTTCTGTAACAGCCAAGGGTGCAGGACAGAAGGCGGAAGACCCCAGGGCTAAGGCACAATGACTTTACAGTGGTTTACCACACCACTGGTAAAACAACAGTGCCCAAGCCCTACAAAACCCACAGGGATGCAGTGAGGTTGCATCTCAGGCACTGCATttcagcagaacagagctgtgaTGAAAGGTTTGGAGGGAAGGTGGTGAAGCCGTACTGAGTTTTTTCAGCCACAAATGCATCTTCCTCATGAGGAGCAATACAGGAGCACCAATTGAGGCACATCGGCTCCAGTGGTGACCAGCACCATTAGCCCCAGCAAAGGCAAGACTCAAGGGTCAAGTCAGACAGCTCCAAAGGGAGAGACATCAGGAAGAGACCTCCAGAGGAAAAGTAGCCACATTCTGAGATCTGGAATGAGGTGGGACTGCCAAGACAGGAGGTCACTTCAGGAAAAGGCAGTAGTCAAGGcataaaaaattcagttttgacaggttgtgtgtgtttgtgttgaGGGGGTGGggttgaacttttttttttttttttctaaagaaagcagTGACATGCACACACCAGACACTAAACAGCTTTTGATGAGCCAAAGGTTGTGGTATTCAAGCAAATGAAAGATGAAGATCAGCAGCTGGGTTTTAGCTACAACAAAGTCAGGAAACAGCCATAGCACAGGTAAGGGCAGAAGTGTCACAACAATTTAgataatttgaaaaacaaaacaaaacaaaaaaaaaccccagaagttACCATCTCTTCAGAGACCGTTCAAACGAACTAGCAGTTTAAAAGCATGGAACATACAGCAGCAATGGGTATATATATCTCCATTTTTCATCATACTCACAGATGCTACCAATTCAAGCTTGGTAATACTAGAATACAACTGCTGTTAAGAAAGAGTAAAAAGAGCACAGGATGGATGACCAAGGAGATGCTATGAAAATGTAGCAGATGGCTATTGTACCATGGCATGACTCTTCTGTACCTCAAGCTGAAGAACTACTCTGGCAGCCTGCATCTGCCTTTTGTTCAGAGGTGTGCTTCTAACTAAAGTCCAAAGGCTTAATCAAAAGACAACagcacagaataaaagaaacacaaaatgtaAAGTGCTTGATGAAGGGAAGGAACACACCTACCAATATTTTGTCAGTGTTCTTCTTAGAGAAGAAAGCCCAGCACCAGAGTAGCTTCTAGAGATGGGAAATTAAGTTGGGGGGCAGGAAAATGAGTGCTCCCAAAAGAGAAGTCTGTTCTTCTCTCCAAACAACCGCTCACCAAGCAAAGAGACACACAGCTTCATACCTGTGCAGATCTGGGGGAGCTGGTAAGACCCCACCACAGCTTAATGCTCCCCTTGGGAGGCATTAGCTGAGCTGAAGGAAGTACGCCTTTCTCCACCCCCTGCCTTCAAAGGAGGCAAAGAACAGGATCTCATCACTGTGGGCAGATGATTAAATCTCAGTCTTGTTAAcctgaggaaagactgaaggaggaaaagctaATATTCCACTGGCTGCAGAAACTCCTGAGATCTCCATTTCTTAACCAgtaaaaaaagccccaaaaccaCTCAATTCATTCCAAACATCTGTTTCTGAGGtgataaaagtaattttagctttcattttatGACAGACCAACATATGCCAGACTATTTTAACCTGTCAGGCATGGTATTACAAACACTTCCTCTTTGTTGAAGCTTTTTATTCAGCTGTTGACTTGAAGCAGTGGTAAAGTTGAATCAGAAATAAGTTCTAATTGGTTTATTTCTGGAATTTTTAAAGCTAGCTAGTTAAGGTAGCATAATTCTGTTTCTTATTCATTATATAGAAGTTGTCTAATGTTCACCTTGCCTGCAAATGcagcatttaattattttgccattgtctttttcatctttctcctccTATCGGTTACTGTCAGAGtggttaaaatattaaaactgtaaGCTAAAACTACATACTTATGTATATACTTATAATTACCCTTAACAAGCTGCCAAAGAAATTTTGCTATTTTGGATCTCTTAGCTTTAGTTGTTGCAAAGAATATTAACTGTTTTGCAAGCACAGGTTTGGGTGCAGTCACGCTGAACTAGATGTAGTCAGCTCTCCCACTCAGCTCATTCCCTGAAGTAAATCAACACTTTACTTTGTCTCAGCTGGTAGCACTCCTCCCCTTGATATCAAACAGACTTTAATACATCTTTGCTATTTCAGGCAGCATAAGTGGGATATGGCACTactttaaaagtctttttgaTGGAATTCACATACAGCAGAGCTAGAGCTATGCTTTTACAATCTAATAGCTGTACTTTTGTTGCCGATTTGAGAAATGAAACAGGTAAAACATTCAGTGCAAACActtaaaacagcatttcacaAGAATTTGTTTGGAGTAGGAACCAACTGAAACAAGACACAAAGAATACATAAGCTATTGAGAGTGGAACCACCACTAAAAGGATGGAGTGGACTCATCTGCCACTCTTTGTAAACCAGGTGGACACAGAAGAGATGAGTTTCTACCAATATAAACACATGCTACCCATTACATGTctgtcttttgttgttgttttacaCTGCTCACTGTGCTTTGTATCCACCGATTTTGATTgtgctgaaataaaaaccaccattgttttatttctttaaaccaAGCAttgaagtaaaaaaaccccGTTACATATAATCACATGCAGTAAATAaatttactaaaaaaaaccccaccaacccTAACCACCCAGACAACACTCCTTTAATAGATTTGGCGCTTTCACTATGTTTTACTAAGTACAACTTTCCACAGTACCAGATGCAATGCTAAATCCTAAGTGAAAAAACCTTACAGGGTTTATTTCTagcagggggagaagggagggagggacacAACAAAGCACACCGATAAAAATATCTAGTCTATATCAAACGTACCTCTCCACTAGGgaatttaatacaaaaaaaaccctaccacTTATAATTTAACACCAAGCTTTCTTCCTGGCAACCAGGATTACAGGTTTATGCTGAATACAATCTTATGTTCAAATACGGAGATAAGCAGCATTATCCCAAAACCCAAGAGAATCCCAGCGTTCTGTAACAGGAAGTATCCCCAGCGGCTACATCCATGATCACTGGCATCATTGTGGAGCATTTCGGGCACCTAAACCAACATGAAAGTGTTAATTGCCTTCAAAATAAACAGTTACTTCAAACCCAGTTCTTCAACCGTGATACAGGAGGTAGTGGGGTCTTACTCCTCTAGTCTTTCCCATTGAGTGCATTAATACTACTACTTCTTGAATTAGGTGTCACTCAACATGAACATTATCAGAGTCTACTTGCATATTTAGAGACAGAGAGAATCTGTAATGTTCTAATGACTGTTTTCATTATAATTATGTTGATGTCTTAAGCATATCCTGAGTAAATGGCTGGCTTATTTACCAACTAATTTAATCAAGCCACACCAAGAATTTTATTCTTAAGAAGACAGTTAAGCTTTCACGACCATCCACCAAATACTTTGTACTTCTGTACAAAAATGCTTCTTAGGTACAGTATAGGTTTTAATACAATTCTGTCTTCATCCCAAGAAGCAGTAATGATTTACTGAAAAAGCCGAAGCACATGTGGTGGTGCCGACAGCATGCAACTTGCAGTCTTACTCGCTGTCTGCTATAGGAGCCACTGTCAGAAGCTAATTTTTTACTCTACTTGTGCTGTTAACCGCCTCTGTTTAACAACTAAGGGAGAAACAATCACACAACAGTGCATACTCTTTTGTATCttcaaatgcacaaaaaaaaagaaatggagggagaaaaggtggaagaatttattttaagatcAAAATATAATTGGCAttaattcttaaaatacattatataaACTCAAGTAGGTCTAGCCACTTACCATATCCACAAGAGCCACATACATGAACAAGCCAGCAGTAAGTGCAAATATCCACATTGAAACATTGTCTGCATAATGACCGATAAGAATCCCCGTTGCCATTCCAAGGTAGGCCAGCATAGCTGACAGAGCGTTATAAAGCACAGCTTGCTTGACAGTCATACCGGCTTTTAGAAGTACCGCAAAATCTCCTACAGCagggaacaaaacagaaagtttTCATCCTCAGGTAACTACTGCAGTATTCATGAGTTCTCTTCTCACTTACAAGATTACTAAGCTAGTTTTATGCTGTcatctgccttatttttttccttcacaaaatCAGAAATCACTGGGGGACAAAAAGGCACATATGAAGAACAACACAGCAGCAAACATTTTAAGTTTATAACCTTAAAGTCTTAAGATCTTTGGAAGAAGCAGCTTTTAGTGTAGTTTGCATTTGAACGCTGTAAAATACTGTAGTACCCAATATGCATGAGCGTTCTAAAGaagtttctaaaataaaatattcccgCTTAATTGCATAAAGCAATGGTGATGATTCCATTTAGTATCCTGTAACTGCTCTTTGTGCTTGAAGTCTAGCTGTTTcataaatt of the Nyctibius grandis isolate bNycGra1 chromosome 3, bNycGra1.pri, whole genome shotgun sequence genome contains:
- the ABITRAM gene encoding protein Abitram isoform X1; the protein is MAAGGAERYFTRWYKPDVKGRPCEDFCVLQHSNRICVITLAEAHPLLQNGKTITSINYQISANCSRLQNKVSGKSKRGAQFLTELAPLCRISSSDGEEYTIYSCIRGRLIEVNENILRNPAILQEKPSTEGYIAVVLPKFEESKSVTQGLLTQKEYEEVLLKRLNSSS
- the ABITRAM gene encoding protein Abitram isoform X2, with translation MAAGGAERYFTRWYKPDVKGRPCEDFCVLQHSNRICVITLAEAHPLLQNGKTITSINYQISANCSRLQNKVSGKSKRGAQFLTELAPLCRISSSDGEEYTIYSCIRGRLIEVNENILRNPAILQEKSCFLAIN